GCACTTTATGGCAGTAACACAAAGGCAAAAGTGCGAGGCCACTGGCTGCCTGGTGCCCTTGACAGCAGTCGCGGGAAGGCGCGAAGCCACGGACAGACTCTGTATCAGTACAGGCTCTGAGCCCCACGTCACTGTGGGCAGACCGTTCATTTGTTCGTTGATGCTCGACGATCATGGCGGTGGTGGTGGCCCTGTGGTGAAGGGCTAGGGACTATATGAAGAGCAAGGAGCTCCTGGAACATCTGACCAGCCTGCACTTCTGGGGTCCTGGGGCCTACCACTGGCCGCCTTTAAGGACATGAACGCACAGCCGGACATCACCAGCGGCCGTATGACGACGGCGCTCATATACTCGATGGCCTTCTTGTGCTTCGCTTACCGTGTACAGCCTCGAAATTTACTGTGATGGCGTGTCACGGCACCAACGTGGTGGCACAAAGTGTGGAGGCAGGCCACTACCTCATTTACCACTATGGTGGTGGCGCTGGGCCAGCCACCGCCCCCACTGCTCCTACCACCGACACTGCTGCTGCCACCACTGAGATTTCTGCAACCGCCAGTGACCCTACTGCTGCCAGCCCCTGCTAGGCGCCTGTCGGCCCCAGTCCGCAGCCCCTGAAAAATACTGAGAGGGCCAGGTCGAATCTCTGCAGCTTGCAAGCATGGAACTATTATTCCTTGGAAGACAAGACCTATGAAAAGTCCGGTTTGGACTCTACAACAAATCTGATTTAAACTTGCAGTttggttaattaaaaaaatagcacCACAGAACTGAAGTTGTTCAGTGTTGTTTATTTTGTGAGCTGCAAAAATGTTTTTTAGAAGGTGATTGTAGATTGGCTGATCTTCCCCTTCACATGACCTGCAACTTGCGGGTTAGTGTATATAGGGAAGACTGAGTGACACTTCAAATTATTTAACTCCCCTTTTTTCTTAAAGCTGTCTTGGGAACATTTTATTACTTGTTTTGGGTATCTGGGCCAAGTGAGGGTGCTTAGCAGCACGTGACTTTTAAAACTTG
This DNA window, taken from Manis pentadactyla isolate mManPen7 chromosome X, mManPen7.hap1, whole genome shotgun sequence, encodes the following:
- the MPC1L gene encoding LOW QUALITY PROTEIN: mitochondrial pyruvate carrier 1-like protein (The sequence of the model RefSeq protein was modified relative to this genomic sequence to represent the inferred CDS: inserted 2 bases in 2 codons; substituted 1 base at 1 genomic stop codon); this translates as MAVVVALWXRARDYMKSKELLEHLTSLHFWGXWGLPLAAFKDMNAQPDITSGRMTTALIYSMAFLCFAYRVQPRNLLXMACHGTNVVAQSVEAGHYLIYHYGGGAGPATAPTAPTTDTAAATTEISATASDPTAASPC